One window of the Ureibacillus sp. FSL W7-1570 genome contains the following:
- a CDS encoding DUF2892 domain-containing protein yields MLEENISEKSAFVRLVLGIGLTACGISHLVKENGSRMLGTLSVAAGAMKIAEGLFFYCPTKALFSNNVKDAVSSSIQDFMDADSLMTAFNSKYNSGNQNQSQSSQAQSASGNEGAELLQTAANVAEKVASTTPAGTEANQAAKAVKAVANSQKRSK; encoded by the coding sequence TTGTTGGAAGAAAATATTTCTGAAAAAAGCGCCTTCGTCCGTCTTGTATTAGGGATTGGTTTGACAGCTTGCGGAATCAGCCATTTAGTGAAAGAAAACGGCAGCAGAATGTTGGGAACCCTGTCTGTTGCAGCCGGTGCGATGAAAATTGCGGAAGGTCTTTTCTTCTATTGTCCAACGAAGGCACTCTTCAGCAATAACGTAAAAGATGCGGTATCCAGTTCCATCCAGGATTTTATGGATGCGGACAGTTTAATGACCGCTTTCAACTCAAAATACAATAGCGGCAACCAGAATCAAAGCCAAAGTTCCCAAGCCCAAAGCGCAAGCGGTAACGAAGGGGCTGAACTGTTGCAAACTGCTGCAAATGTGGCTGAAAAGGTTGCCAGCACAACTCCTGCCGGCACTGAAGCAAATCAGGCTGCAAAAGCGGTTAAAGCCGTTGCCAACAGTCAGAAACGCTCAAAATAA
- the purH gene encoding bifunctional phosphoribosylaminoimidazolecarboxamide formyltransferase/IMP cyclohydrolase gives MAKRALISVSNKDGIVEFAKELVALGYEILSTGGTKKLLQENNVPVTGVDEVTKFPEILDGRVKTLNPMIHGGLLGKFDDPSHQAQMKEHGIEPIEIVCVNLYPFVETISKPDVTYEEAIENIDIGGPTMLRAAAKNHQYVTVIVDSNDYATVLEELKANGATTFETRKKLAAKVFRHTASYDAYISNYLTEEEFPENLTLTYELKQTLRYGENPHQKAAFYKKRLGSDFSLAYATQLHGKELSYNNIQDGNAALQIVKEFKEPAAVAVKHMNPCGVGIGSTIEEAFDRAYESDPVSIFGGIIALNREVDAATAEKLSKIFLEIIIAPSFSEEALEILTKKKNIRLLTINFAQEKRDPFKVVSVEGGLLVQEDDTYGFEDAEIKVVTDREPTEEEWEALKLGWAVVKHVKSNAIVVNNKEMTLGIGAGQMNRVGAAKIALEQAGEKAKGAVLASDAFFPMPDTVEEAIKAGITAIIQPGGSIRDQDSIDAANKAGIAMVFTGVRHFKH, from the coding sequence GTGGCTAAACGTGCACTGATTAGTGTTTCAAACAAAGATGGAATTGTAGAATTCGCGAAAGAATTGGTTGCTTTAGGGTATGAAATCTTATCTACAGGCGGTACGAAAAAATTGCTTCAAGAAAATAACGTGCCCGTAACCGGAGTAGATGAAGTGACAAAATTCCCTGAAATTCTTGATGGCCGTGTGAAAACATTAAATCCGATGATTCACGGCGGATTATTGGGGAAATTTGATGATCCTTCCCACCAGGCGCAAATGAAAGAACATGGAATTGAACCGATTGAAATCGTTTGTGTCAACCTATATCCATTCGTAGAAACCATTTCTAAACCGGATGTGACGTATGAAGAAGCGATTGAAAACATCGATATTGGCGGTCCGACAATGTTGCGTGCGGCGGCGAAAAACCACCAATATGTAACAGTCATCGTGGACAGCAACGACTATGCTACGGTGCTTGAAGAATTGAAAGCAAATGGTGCAACAACTTTCGAAACGCGCAAAAAACTTGCTGCGAAAGTGTTCCGTCACACAGCAAGCTATGATGCATACATTTCCAACTATTTAACGGAAGAAGAATTCCCGGAAAACTTAACATTGACTTACGAATTAAAACAAACTTTGCGCTACGGTGAAAACCCTCACCAAAAAGCGGCATTTTATAAAAAACGCTTAGGATCGGACTTCTCGCTTGCTTATGCAACGCAATTGCATGGGAAAGAACTTTCCTACAACAACATCCAAGACGGAAATGCCGCTCTTCAAATCGTGAAAGAATTCAAAGAGCCGGCTGCAGTGGCGGTAAAACATATGAATCCATGCGGCGTCGGAATTGGAAGCACAATTGAAGAAGCCTTTGACCGTGCTTATGAATCTGACCCTGTTTCCATTTTCGGCGGAATCATTGCATTAAACCGTGAAGTGGATGCAGCGACAGCCGAAAAATTGAGCAAAATCTTCCTTGAAATTATCATTGCGCCTTCATTCAGCGAAGAAGCATTGGAAATTTTAACGAAAAAGAAAAATATCCGTTTGTTGACAATCAACTTCGCCCAAGAAAAAAGAGATCCGTTTAAAGTGGTTTCCGTTGAGGGCGGCCTGCTCGTCCAAGAAGATGATACGTACGGTTTCGAGGATGCAGAGATTAAAGTGGTAACGGACCGCGAACCAACGGAAGAAGAATGGGAAGCTTTAAAACTTGGCTGGGCGGTTGTAAAACACGTGAAATCAAATGCCATCGTCGTAAATAATAAAGAAATGACATTAGGAATCGGCGCTGGTCAAATGAACCGTGTCGGTGCCGCAAAAATCGCTTTGGAGCAAGCAGGGGAAAAAGCAAAAGGAGCCGTGTTGGCATCCGACGCATTCTTCCCAATGCCGGATACAGTGGAAGAAGCGATTAAAGCGGGAATTACAGCGATTATTCAACCAGGCGGATCCATCCGGGACCAAGATTCCATCGATGCGGCGAACAAAGCTGGAATAGCCATGGTATTTACAGGAGTAAGACATTTCAAACATTAA
- the purN gene encoding phosphoribosylglycinamide formyltransferase: MTTKIAVFASGSGTNFQAIQESIERGELDAKIELVVTDKPNAYVVKRAEKFGIPVFAFSPKEYDSKATYESAIAERLEEKEVEWIVLAGYMRLVGETLLSKYPNKIVNIHPSLLPAFPGKDAIGQAMEHGVKITGVTVHYVDEGMDTGPIIAQQAVEVVEGDREATEERIHQVEHVLYPKTLKKLFENK, from the coding sequence ATGACAACAAAAATAGCGGTTTTTGCTTCAGGCAGCGGGACAAATTTCCAAGCGATCCAAGAATCCATTGAACGTGGGGAATTGGATGCCAAAATTGAATTGGTGGTAACGGATAAACCGAATGCATATGTGGTCAAAAGGGCAGAAAAATTCGGCATCCCGGTTTTCGCTTTCTCACCGAAAGAGTACGATTCAAAGGCTACATATGAATCTGCCATTGCCGAAAGATTAGAAGAAAAAGAAGTGGAATGGATCGTTTTGGCAGGCTATATGCGATTAGTTGGCGAAACGCTGCTTTCCAAGTATCCGAATAAAATTGTCAATATTCATCCCTCTTTATTGCCGGCATTCCCTGGCAAAGATGCCATTGGACAAGCGATGGAGCACGGTGTGAAAATTACCGGTGTGACAGTCCATTATGTGGATGAAGGGATGGATACCGGCCCAATCATTGCCCAACAAGCAGTGGAAGTGGTGGAAGGCGACCGGGAAGCGACGGAAGAACGCATTCATCAAGTGGAACATGTACTTTACCCAAAAACGTTAAAAAAATTATTTGAAAATAAATAA
- the purD gene encoding phosphoribosylamine--glycine ligase produces the protein MKVLVVGSGGREHAIAKKFSISPSVEKVYVAPGNDGMRDCAELVAIDALDFENLAKFVKEQQIDLTFVGPEQPLAAGIVDYFQEQGLAIFGPTKKAAQIESSKSFAKQLMKKYNIPTAVYETFTEVDKAIEYIKEKGAPIVVKADGLAAGKGVVVAMTEQEAIDAVTDMIGNQRFGESSSKVVIEEFLEGEEFSFMSFVHKGQIYPMVIAQDHKRAYDGDQGPNTGGMGAYSPVPQIPEEMVSRAYTEIIEPTVKAMEAEGASFTGILYAGLILTKEGPKVIEFNARFGDPETQVVLPRMSSDFGEFMKALMDEKPFDLQWSDEAMLGVVIAAEGYPGEIEKGNPLPNLEELSGEVEVYHAGTKLKDGQYVGNGGRVLLVAAKANTLKEAKEKVYAAIGKYSWDHFFYRKDIGWRTFK, from the coding sequence ATGAAAGTGTTAGTAGTTGGCAGTGGTGGACGCGAGCACGCAATCGCCAAGAAATTCAGCATTTCCCCATCGGTTGAAAAAGTGTATGTGGCACCGGGAAATGACGGAATGCGTGACTGTGCGGAATTGGTTGCCATCGATGCATTGGATTTTGAAAACTTGGCCAAATTCGTGAAAGAGCAACAAATCGACTTAACGTTTGTAGGACCAGAACAACCACTTGCAGCAGGAATCGTGGATTATTTCCAGGAACAAGGTTTGGCGATTTTCGGTCCAACAAAAAAAGCTGCACAAATCGAAAGCAGCAAATCGTTTGCAAAACAATTGATGAAAAAATACAACATTCCAACCGCTGTATATGAAACATTCACTGAAGTGGATAAAGCGATTGAGTATATCAAAGAAAAAGGTGCGCCAATCGTTGTCAAAGCCGATGGACTGGCAGCCGGAAAAGGCGTAGTGGTGGCCATGACGGAACAGGAAGCCATTGATGCGGTAACGGACATGATCGGCAATCAGCGCTTCGGGGAATCTTCATCGAAAGTGGTCATCGAAGAATTTTTGGAAGGGGAAGAATTCTCTTTCATGTCCTTTGTACATAAAGGACAAATTTATCCAATGGTGATTGCCCAAGACCATAAACGCGCATATGATGGGGATCAAGGTCCAAACACAGGCGGCATGGGCGCATATTCTCCGGTTCCGCAAATTCCGGAAGAAATGGTTTCCCGCGCCTATACAGAAATCATTGAACCGACTGTCAAAGCCATGGAAGCTGAAGGGGCATCCTTTACCGGCATTTTATATGCAGGGTTGATTTTGACAAAAGAAGGACCGAAAGTGATTGAATTCAACGCGCGTTTCGGTGACCCGGAAACACAAGTGGTGCTTCCTCGCATGTCATCCGATTTTGGAGAGTTCATGAAAGCATTGATGGATGAAAAACCTTTCGATTTGCAATGGTCTGATGAAGCAATGCTGGGCGTTGTGATTGCCGCAGAAGGATACCCGGGAGAGATTGAAAAAGGTAATCCGCTTCCAAACTTGGAAGAGCTGAGCGGAGAAGTGGAAGTATATCATGCCGGAACGAAGCTGAAAGATGGACAATATGTCGGAAACGGCGGCCGCGTGTTACTCGTGGCGGCAAAAGCAAACACTTTGAAAGAAGCGAAAGAAAAAGTATATGCAGCCATTGGAAAATATTCGTGGGATCATTTCTTCTACCGCAAAGATATCGGTTGGAGAACGTTCAAATAA
- a CDS encoding YerC/YecD family TrpR-related protein, producing MQVDKIRGPQTDQLFRAILELRDLEECYRFFDDLCTISEIQSMAQRFEVAHLLRLKKTYETIKKETGASTATISRVRRCFDYGNDAYEEMLSRLYPDEKPYEPKK from the coding sequence ATGCAGGTTGATAAAATTCGTGGTCCTCAGACAGATCAACTATTCAGAGCAATATTGGAACTACGGGACCTTGAAGAATGTTATAGATTTTTTGACGATTTATGCACAATCAGCGAAATCCAGTCGATGGCTCAACGATTTGAAGTGGCCCACCTGTTGAGATTGAAAAAAACGTATGAAACAATCAAAAAGGAAACAGGGGCTTCCACGGCAACCATTTCCCGGGTGCGCCGCTGTTTCGATTATGGCAACGACGCATATGAGGAAATGTTGAGCCGTTTATATCCCGATGAAAAACCATATGAACCAAAAAAATAA
- the purF gene encoding amidophosphoribosyltransferase, giving the protein MLAEIRGLNEECGVFGIWGHEAAAKMSYYGLHALQHRGQEGAGIVATDGQYFKIVKGEGLVNEVFNEEKLNSLEGNAAIAHVRYTTAGGGGIDNVQPLLFRSSTGTMAVAHNGNLVNANHLKQHLERSGSIFHSTSDTEVIVHLIKKSKKPNFLEQVKEALSLLKGAFSIIILTKDKMILARDRNGLRPLSIGRVGDAWVAASETCAFDLIGAEYVREVQPGQLVIISNNGIEEDRYALMERRAMCAMEYVYFARPDSNIDQVNIHMARKRMGKQLAREMGHIDADVVTGVPDSSISAAIGFAEEIGIPYEMGLIKNRYVGRTFIQPTQELRERGVKMKLSPVVQVVRGKRVVMVDDSIVRGTTSRRIVKMLKEAGAKEVHVAITSPPISNPCFYGIDISSDEELIATGRTIDEIREAIGADSLTFLSPEGLVEAVSRPFDDEYGGLCMACFTGKYPTEIFPDTVLPHIKELSR; this is encoded by the coding sequence ATGCTTGCTGAAATCAGAGGCTTAAACGAAGAATGTGGTGTTTTTGGGATATGGGGCCATGAAGCAGCAGCCAAAATGAGCTACTACGGCCTGCATGCGCTTCAACATCGAGGACAAGAAGGTGCTGGCATCGTCGCGACAGACGGCCAGTACTTTAAAATCGTGAAAGGTGAAGGCCTGGTCAATGAAGTATTCAATGAAGAAAAATTAAATAGTTTGGAAGGAAATGCTGCAATCGCCCATGTTCGCTATACAACGGCAGGTGGAGGGGGAATTGACAACGTTCAGCCCCTTTTATTCCGTTCCTCCACTGGCACAATGGCAGTAGCCCATAACGGAAATTTGGTGAATGCCAATCATCTAAAACAACATCTTGAGCGCTCAGGAAGTATTTTCCATTCAACTTCAGATACGGAAGTCATTGTGCATCTTATCAAAAAAAGCAAAAAACCCAATTTTCTCGAGCAAGTGAAAGAAGCCCTTTCCTTGTTGAAAGGGGCTTTCTCCATCATTATTTTAACGAAAGATAAAATGATTCTAGCCCGGGATCGCAATGGGTTGCGCCCGCTTTCCATCGGCAGAGTGGGTGATGCATGGGTGGCTGCTTCCGAAACATGTGCTTTCGATTTAATTGGTGCGGAATATGTCCGGGAAGTTCAACCGGGTCAATTGGTCATTATTTCGAATAATGGCATCGAGGAAGACCGGTACGCGTTAATGGAACGCCGGGCAATGTGCGCAATGGAATATGTTTATTTTGCACGTCCTGATTCCAATATCGATCAAGTCAACATTCATATGGCCCGCAAACGGATGGGAAAACAATTGGCCAGAGAAATGGGTCATATCGATGCGGATGTTGTGACAGGTGTTCCGGATTCTTCCATTTCCGCTGCCATTGGATTTGCTGAAGAAATCGGGATTCCTTATGAAATGGGATTAATCAAAAACCGGTATGTCGGCCGGACATTTATTCAACCAACACAGGAATTGCGTGAACGCGGAGTGAAAATGAAACTTTCACCTGTTGTTCAAGTGGTGCGCGGCAAACGTGTCGTAATGGTGGATGATTCCATTGTCCGCGGAACGACTTCACGCAGAATCGTCAAAATGTTGAAAGAAGCAGGAGCGAAAGAAGTGCATGTGGCAATCACTTCTCCGCCAATTTCCAATCCTTGTTTCTATGGCATTGATATTTCATCCGATGAAGAATTAATTGCTACTGGAAGAACGATTGATGAAATCCGGGAAGCAATTGGTGCGGATTCCTTGACGTTTTTATCGCCCGAAGGATTGGTAGAAGCCGTTTCAAGACCTTTTGATGATGAGTACGGCGGTCTTTGCATGGCTTGCTTTACTGGAAAATATCCAACAGAAATTTTCCCGGACACTGTCTTACCACATATCAAGGAACTTTCACGTTAA
- the purM gene encoding phosphoribosylformylglycinamidine cyclo-ligase — MSKAYEQAGVNIEAGYEAVKRMKSHVERTNRLGVMGAFGSFGGMFDLSSLNLKEPVLISGTDGVGTKLKLAFMADKHNTIGIDCVAMCVNDIVAQGAEPLYFLDYIAIGKADPAKIEQIVSGVADGCVQAGAALIGGETAEMPGLYDEDEYDVAGFAVGACEKSKVVTGEKIVEGDVLVGLASSGVHSNGYSLVRKIVFNDCGYQFDEVIEGYEDLGPIGGSLLTPTKIYAKPVLEVLKQVDVHGMAHITGGGFYENLPRMMPEGLATEIDLGTWEIPRIFEFLKDKGSLQDRDLYNVFNMGIGFVLSVSAEDADKVVEIAEAHGEKAFKIGRVVKGEGVIFNGNHDGSLSQ, encoded by the coding sequence ATGTCAAAAGCATATGAGCAAGCGGGGGTAAATATTGAAGCGGGTTATGAAGCGGTTAAACGCATGAAGTCCCATGTCGAGAGAACAAACCGCCTTGGGGTGATGGGAGCGTTTGGCAGCTTCGGTGGCATGTTCGATTTATCTTCACTGAACTTAAAGGAACCGGTTCTTATTTCTGGTACAGATGGTGTCGGGACAAAATTGAAACTGGCATTTATGGCAGATAAACACAACACAATCGGCATTGATTGCGTGGCCATGTGCGTCAATGACATTGTGGCCCAAGGTGCGGAACCATTGTATTTTCTCGATTATATCGCGATTGGAAAAGCGGATCCTGCAAAGATTGAACAGATTGTCAGCGGTGTTGCGGACGGCTGTGTGCAGGCAGGCGCAGCATTGATCGGCGGTGAAACGGCTGAGATGCCAGGTTTATATGATGAAGATGAATACGATGTGGCCGGTTTTGCTGTGGGTGCTTGCGAAAAATCGAAAGTGGTCACTGGAGAAAAAATTGTGGAAGGTGACGTGCTTGTCGGACTTGCATCCAGCGGTGTGCATTCCAATGGCTATTCCTTGGTACGCAAAATTGTTTTTAATGATTGCGGTTATCAATTTGATGAAGTGATTGAAGGCTATGAGGATTTGGGGCCAATTGGCGGGTCGCTTCTCACACCGACGAAAATTTACGCGAAACCGGTGCTGGAAGTGTTGAAACAAGTGGACGTTCACGGAATGGCCCACATCACGGGCGGCGGATTTTATGAAAACTTGCCTCGCATGATGCCGGAAGGATTGGCAACGGAGATCGATTTAGGAACATGGGAAATCCCACGCATTTTTGAATTCTTAAAAGATAAAGGATCACTGCAGGATCGCGACTTGTACAACGTGTTTAATATGGGAATTGGATTCGTCCTTTCCGTTTCAGCCGAAGATGCGGACAAAGTGGTGGAAATTGCGGAAGCCCACGGGGAGAAAGCGTTCAAAATCGGCCGTGTTGTTAAAGGCGAAGGAGTAATATTTAATGGAAATCACGATGGGAGCTTAAGTCAATGA
- a CDS encoding DUF3048 domain-containing protein, with protein sequence MISKKALFCVFASISLLAACGDKEKSIEDSEEPVEPIEEETEELYPAPFTGEMLSEEITMRPVLATINNHPAARPQSGIASADVVYEMLAEGDVTRFLALYQSEFPEKIGPIRSARSYFVELAEGLDAFYIAHGFSPEAKRMLESGMVDNINGMYYDGSFFKRSKDRVAPHNSYFITDNLEAAAEKVNASLLYQKKVSYTYYDKEESPKTGVQADKIQVRYGRNENFNSSYTYDSASNTYTRSSGGTVTTDLLTGEPVKVSNVLIFEMAHTVIDDKGRRDIDIYSGGSAYLFQQGMMRVVRWENKDGVLTAVESDGSEVKLVPGHTWIHFVPTNPGIDASVTYTASDQQS encoded by the coding sequence ATGATTTCAAAAAAAGCGTTGTTTTGTGTTTTCGCCAGCATTTCGCTGCTTGCGGCATGTGGAGATAAAGAAAAAAGCATAGAAGATTCAGAGGAACCGGTTGAACCAATTGAAGAAGAAACGGAAGAATTGTATCCGGCGCCATTCACGGGAGAAATGCTTTCAGAAGAGATCACAATGAGACCTGTTCTTGCGACAATCAATAATCACCCCGCTGCCCGTCCCCAATCCGGCATAGCAAGTGCGGATGTCGTTTATGAGATGCTTGCGGAAGGGGATGTAACAAGATTTTTGGCACTGTACCAATCGGAATTTCCTGAGAAAATCGGTCCAATCCGAAGTGCCCGCTCCTACTTCGTTGAACTGGCGGAAGGACTTGACGCCTTCTACATTGCCCATGGTTTCAGCCCTGAAGCAAAGCGGATGCTTGAGAGCGGCATGGTGGACAACATCAACGGAATGTATTACGATGGCTCATTCTTCAAGCGCTCCAAAGATCGGGTGGCACCGCATAACTCCTATTTTATTACCGACAATTTGGAAGCTGCGGCGGAAAAAGTGAACGCTTCACTTCTCTATCAGAAAAAAGTATCGTATACTTATTATGATAAAGAAGAAAGTCCTAAAACCGGTGTGCAAGCAGACAAAATACAAGTCCGTTACGGCAGGAATGAAAACTTTAACAGCAGCTATACCTATGATTCTGCCAGCAACACCTATACCCGTTCTTCCGGTGGGACAGTGACGACGGATTTATTGACTGGAGAACCGGTGAAGGTATCCAATGTATTAATATTTGAAATGGCGCATACGGTGATTGACGATAAAGGCCGCCGTGACATCGATATTTATTCGGGCGGAAGCGCATATCTCTTCCAACAGGGAATGATGCGGGTCGTTCGATGGGAAAACAAGGATGGCGTTTTAACGGCGGTGGAAAGCGACGGCAGTGAAGTGAAACTTGTACCAGGTCATACATGGATTCATTTTGTTCCAACAAATCCGGGAATCGATGCTTCTGTAACTTACACAGCTTCTGACCAGCAAAGTTGA
- a CDS encoding adenine deaminase C-terminal domain-containing protein translates to MPQSFWKIQEIRDQVAVIEGKKSPTIVLKNARYIHSVLKQWLYGNIWILRNRIIYVGKEMPENVSEAEVIDLEGKTVVPGYIEPHVHPFQLYNPVSFADYAAQFGTTMFISDNQHFALQLPIKKAFSLLDELSKYPFAFYWWTRYDSQTEMENEDQIFTNKSIFEWIERDDVLLGGELTGWPRLLRGDDQMLYWIQSSKKKGKKIEGHFPGASEKTLVRMKLLGADGDHEAMTAEDVEKRILHGYGVTLRYSSIRPDLPNLLKGILEKKLNIFDHLMMTTDGSTPVFHRDGVMDMCIRQALDTGVDPIDAYNMATYNIARYYNLSHLHGMIATGRFATLNILTDEFHPNPESVLSKGVWLKKEGQKVQSLPEIDWNQYFESLEIGFDLTDDDFQLSTPIGIELVNDVITKPYSVNFPLHKNELSPDSDESLLILIDRKGKWRINTMLKGFAKNVRGFASSHPNTGDIVLIGKNKQDIIKAFHEMKKMKGGIVLTENNEVIVSLPLAGAGNFYIGNMEELIEKEAALKAALRERGYKHTDAIYTLFFLESTHLPYIRITQKGIFDVMKKEVMIPSVMR, encoded by the coding sequence ATGCCACAATCGTTTTGGAAAATACAAGAAATCCGCGATCAAGTTGCAGTCATCGAAGGAAAAAAATCGCCAACAATCGTTTTGAAAAATGCACGATACATACATAGTGTGTTAAAACAATGGTTATATGGAAATATTTGGATATTAAGGAACCGGATTATTTATGTGGGAAAAGAAATGCCGGAAAACGTATCTGAAGCCGAAGTGATCGATTTGGAAGGAAAGACGGTTGTACCAGGTTATATTGAACCGCATGTTCACCCATTCCAACTGTATAATCCGGTGTCGTTTGCAGATTATGCAGCCCAATTTGGGACAACGATGTTTATCAGCGACAACCAGCACTTTGCTTTACAACTCCCGATCAAGAAAGCGTTTTCACTGTTGGATGAGCTGAGTAAATATCCATTTGCTTTTTACTGGTGGACCCGCTACGATTCGCAAACGGAAATGGAAAATGAAGATCAGATTTTTACAAATAAATCGATTTTTGAATGGATTGAAAGGGACGACGTATTGCTTGGCGGGGAATTGACAGGATGGCCCCGCCTGTTGCGCGGCGACGACCAGATGCTCTATTGGATCCAGTCATCGAAGAAAAAAGGGAAAAAAATTGAAGGGCATTTTCCGGGCGCTTCGGAAAAAACCCTTGTGAGAATGAAGCTTCTTGGAGCGGACGGCGATCATGAAGCAATGACGGCAGAGGATGTGGAAAAACGCATTTTACATGGCTATGGGGTCACTTTAAGATATTCCTCCATCCGTCCTGATCTTCCAAATCTATTAAAAGGGATCTTGGAGAAAAAGTTAAATATATTCGACCATCTCATGATGACAACAGATGGCTCAACCCCTGTTTTCCATCGTGATGGCGTGATGGACATGTGCATCCGGCAGGCGCTCGATACCGGAGTCGATCCGATTGATGCGTATAACATGGCGACCTACAATATTGCAAGATATTATAATTTATCCCACTTGCACGGCATGATTGCGACAGGCAGATTTGCCACGTTGAACATTTTGACGGATGAATTCCATCCAAATCCTGAATCGGTATTATCCAAAGGAGTTTGGTTGAAAAAAGAAGGACAAAAAGTGCAGTCTTTGCCGGAAATCGATTGGAATCAGTATTTTGAATCACTTGAAATCGGCTTCGATTTAACCGATGATGATTTCCAATTATCAACGCCAATTGGAATTGAATTAGTGAACGATGTGATTACAAAACCTTATTCCGTCAATTTCCCATTGCACAAAAATGAACTTTCTCCTGATTCCGATGAGAGTTTATTGATTTTAATAGATCGGAAGGGTAAATGGCGAATTAATACAATGCTGAAAGGCTTTGCAAAGAATGTAAGAGGGTTTGCTTCTTCACATCCCAATACCGGAGACATCGTCTTAATCGGAAAAAATAAGCAGGATATCATAAAAGCCTTTCACGAAATGAAAAAGATGAAGGGCGGAATTGTCCTCACAGAAAACAATGAAGTGATTGTGTCGCTCCCATTGGCCGGCGCCGGAAACTTCTATATCGGGAACATGGAAGAGTTGATAGAAAAAGAAGCCGCGCTGAAAGCTGCCTTAAGAGAAAGAGGATATAAGCATACCGATGCGATTTATACATTATTCTTTTTAGAATCAACCCATTTACCTTATATTCGCATCACACAAAAGGGAATTTTTGACGTCATGAAAAAAGAGGTTATGATTCCTTCTGTGATGCGCTAG